GACGAGTTAATGGAGGGAGGACAGCGAAGCGCAATGAATCAGCCAGCTGACCGTCTGTGCTGCGGTGGCGGCGGCGGCCTCACCACCGCACCACCTGGCTGCTGTAGTCCTCTGTGGTGGCCACCTCCTCAGGCCCTTtcacctcttcctcctcctcgtcctctcctcctcctcccagtcTCCACAGCTGACCCAGGTAGGTCCTGTGCATCCGCTGCCTCTCCTGCCGCCTCCTGAGGCGCTCCTCCTGGTGCTGCCTCTGTCGGTTGAACTGGTAGCGGCGCAGGAACAGCTCCTTGGCGTACTCGTACAGCTCCATGTCTAGGGCGTTCAGCCCCTCGATGCGCCACCTGACCTTCTCGCTGATCCCCACGCTGGCGGCGCGCGTGCTGTTGATTTGGGTGAACGCCCGGATGAAGTGCAGGCCGAAGGTGCTCTCGAACAGGTACTGCGTCTTGCGCTGGAACTCCGTCAGGCCGTAGAAGGCCATGTTGCGCAGGTTGACCTTGGCGCTGGCGAGGAGCACGCGGCCCCGCTCCAGCTCGCTCATGGAGGACATGTTGTAGCAGCCCACCAGGCTGAGGTCGGCCAGCATGCGCACCTGCCGGTTGTTGGCGAGGTTGTAGGGGCAGTTCATGAAGTCCGTCAGCGACACGCCCGTCCAGTCCTCCCCACTGTAGCAGGCGGGGAGCTCGTCTTGAGTGGGTGGGCGGCCGTCGCACATGTGGAGGGCGGTTTTCCAGGTGGCGCCGCGCTGCACGTGCTTCCACTCGCTGAGGTAGCGCGACACGGGGTCACGTAGCATCGTGATGTAGTAAAAATTCCTACGGAGGCACAAAGAAATCAACAAGATCAGACAAATCTCcatctttaaatgtttcaacCAGAACACGATTTGCGTTTGTTAGAGAAAATGTGGTACACATCGTAGCGCACAGCAACATGCAAATCCAGGTATTCAACGTGCTGGAAATGTTAGCTAGCAGTAGTTTTTTTTACCTAAGTTGGAATAAACGTCAGTTGGACAGCTTAAAATGCAAATGTCCCTAAAGAACGTCAATGAAGTTTGGTCCAAGGGTTtatctgatgatgaaaacgttgatggtttattaaaaaatatatttaagtgCATATAcatgttcaaacgcaatgcattgtggtctatattcgccaatcgaGAGAACATCGTTGCACACTGGTTTtccgcagagacttctgggaattttctagggcacttgattCTGGAATTGTAGATCAGAACCTCCTGTTTATCTTTGGCTATCTTCAGAACCGCTGATCAGTTTTCCCGTTAAGATCGTTGTGTTTGGATTCTTTGCAGTTTGTCTGTTCCAGGTCCTCCTGTCTTCTGCTGAGTCATCATTTAGGCTTtaatttagccaaaattaacgtcaaatttgttgttgttttttgggtgAAGTCCCACTTCAAACATCTTCCTAGTGGTCAAgcaattataattatgctgtttttagccacacacacaaaaaagatagaaaactgtcatttcctaggacatagtttctgcagagcggcaggagttcttgCATTactggtccaacaaaaatgacgaaGGATGAATTtcggagccagattccagctcagacgaggaaaacaaagacgttcattaataaatactcagaaattcaattctaagcttaattttctacatatacgtcctccaccatgagaaaaatgttataagaacatgttaaatactcatttttcatcagagtaggtctttggTTGATGtctttgttggttttatttgaaCCGTTTTGAACATTATTGGGTTACAATACGggatttttaaaaccttttttttttgtagtgtttCAGTGCCCTTTCTGGGTTCCTTTGTGTAAACCAGGTTGTGTTTCTCTCTGCAGTGTTTACCGCAGCCTGTGACTCTGTGTGCAGGGATTCAGACAAAGGTTGATGAAAGATGGCTTGTGAGTCACAATTTCAGCAGAGCAA
The sequence above is drawn from the Oryzias latipes chromosome 2, ASM223467v1 genome and encodes:
- the LOC101171311 gene encoding heparan-sulfate 6-O-sulfotransferase 3-B encodes the protein MEEKFSRLILIPIAAVLFLMIGYQYVCPAGSNTCYFRSDQRGLFQGHPSAFELLSTEPEPDEDLPTKITSKFNFTERDLDRRVSFDIRGDDVMVFLHIQKTGGTTFGRHLVKNIQLEQPCDCMPGQRKCTCHRPGKAESWLFSRFSTGWSCGLHADWTELTNCVPGVMNKRDKKNAQKNKRNFYYITMLRDPVSRYLSEWKHVQRGATWKTALHMCDGRPPTQDELPACYSGEDWTGVSLTDFMNCPYNLANNRQVRMLADLSLVGCYNMSSMSELERGRVLLASAKVNLRNMAFYGLTEFQRKTQYLFESTFGLHFIRAFTQINSTRAASVGISEKVRWRIEGLNALDMELYEYAKELFLRRYQFNRQRQHQEERLRRRQERQRMHRTYLGQLWRLGGGGEDEEEEEVKGPEEVATTEDYSSQVVRW